A region of the Gouania willdenowi chromosome 1, fGouWil2.1, whole genome shotgun sequence genome:
TGGTTATTAGGTATTTGACTTAAAACACAAGTCACTTTAAAAGCTacctgttgctgttgctgttgctgttgctgttgctgttgcggCTGcggttgctgttgctgttgctgttgctgttgctgctgcggTTGCGGTTGCTGCATTGTTTGAGGTGCATCCCCAGCAAGAGCTGCAGCATCTTCTACAGGTGCTGCTGGACTGTTGGGGAGCTGCTGTGCAAGGACTTGTGGAAGCGGTGATTCCGGAATCATTGGGTATCTTTGTTGAGGCGCCTGGGGAAGGAATGATATATTACAGATGTTTGCTGTGAGCACACATCAAGGTGCACCGATTTTAAACTTTAGTAAGTATATGATATCATAAGGCTATATCTatgttggggggaaaaaatcatTGCCAGACAAAAGTGCGCTTGTTTATCCCCCTTTGCGTTGTAAATGAACAACTCCAATATATCATCAAACCAACATCTTAATGCACCACCTCCCGTGCTGCAGGCTGATTTCTACTCTATTCTTGGATCCCATCATGTTAAAGAGCCCCATGGTGAAATGATTTCAAGCTGTTAGAGGTTGTAGTAGTTGGAACATATTTTGGAAGGTGTTTCTTAAGATCTCTCACCAGGTGACTTCCGTATGGTGACGCAAACACAGGCAGTAATCCAAGGGGTGTCAATATCTGCAATAAAAAggggtgagttttttttttttaacataatagaataaagaacatttcaaattgagattaatttgttttgttttttttctttttgtcctaCAAATGAATGCAGAGGCAGGCCAGGCACATTAGTGGTCTGAGATCCTTGCATGTTCTGCTGAAGGGGGATCATCATTGGGTTGCCACCCTGCTGAGACCAGGTGTAGTGGTGAAGTAAAGGATTGTATGGAGGGACAGCCTTGGGATCCAGTTGGGGAGGTGATggaggttgttgttgttgttgttgttgttgttgctccgGAACGGGTGCAGGCGATTGAGGGATGAACGTGTGGTGATTCAGGTTCTGAGTTTCAGCTTTAACAGGAGGAACAATTTGAGGCTGAGTGACTCCAGCTTGTGGAAGCTGAGAAGGAAAAATAGGGCTGAGCTAAAAGAGGAAAAGGAAACACAAAGCAGATTGCTTACCAAAAAAATGATGGCttattcagaggtgaaagtaatggattacaagtactcacgttactgtaactgagttgcttttatgggtacttgaaattttttttgagtatatttctaaatcagtcattttacttgtacttaagtatgttttaaaagaagtaatttgttacatttccacacccaactgttactgagcaAAATGATCAACGAACTTTATCAAACTACAAATAATGAtgtgaccagacaacaatcaaatgcatcacatcatagccaatcaGATTACACGTAATGCatcgcaccaaaacagcattggatgctggttattttctggtttagagttcataaatgtagctatacttagagcctgatttttttatttttttatttaattcatcagtgttatttcatttatttaaagaattgtacattttgacaaaccatttatttggtacagatgcctttgtggaaaatacattaagttccaattgtgcaagatttggtctcttccttatTATGTCTATACATGAGCTGTTTACTGTACTGTGAacgtaactagtaactttaactttgaatactatttgaTTTAGATACTTTTTACTTCAGAACATATATTAGTACACTTTACTTTTCTGGTGTTATTATTGGGAAGATTTGATAAATAGGACAGAATAGTTGAATGTAAAATCAAAGCATACTCACAGGCACTGCTGACACCTCTACAGTCCAACATAACATAATCAACACAGCAATCATTTCGACAATTCAAAGTAAATTCACCACTAGCTTGGAAGCAATATCCTCTAGTTCCCAGCAGCTAAATTCACTGAGGTCCAATCGAACGCAGCTTTGACTTATGCATTCTGCACAATGGGAGACAACCAATGGTGTAGCAGAATGAGCGTGAAATCGATGTAATTACTGCCTGTGAGACTGCAAAACTAAACCAAATTTACAGAATTAGCTGAACTGCATGTTTTTTGCTCTATTATATTGGTGTAATGTCTGtggaaatgaataaacaaaccaaGAAACGCTTTAGTCTTGTGGATTTCCTGCTACTCAGTGCACCCGAGGGTGCGGCTGCATGTGTCAGTGTCTCAGTGTCGTAATTATAACCCTGCGTGTGTCATTACAGATGGATTTCACTTAAATCGCTCATTTCTGCCAccttgtacacacacacacacacacacacacacacacacacacacacacacacacacacacacaactgctgATTCACAAATTCAAACTTCATTCTAAAAAACTTGAATTTTAATACTGAACAGTAGTAACCAAAAACCCAAAGAAATATGAACAGAATGTAAATAATACACAGTTGATTTATTTCCAGGTGTTGTGTGTTGGCACAGTCAGCAAAGCATCTGCTAAATGAGTTCAAGGAAAAACTGTAAATGCACAATTAACTGAAATGTTGGAAGGTTTAATTCAaagaagcacatttaaacctaGATTAAATGTTATTGCAGGTTTAACAATGTATATGCCATTAAAATGTGCTGGCAACACTTTTAGAAttacatttgtaattaaaaaaagaaaagaagaaaaatcacattttttttgcaaGTTTCAAGTTTTGCTTAATAATTCAGATTTGGCTATATCAGTAGGTTTACTATCTTAGCCATGTAATGCATGgaatgataaaatacaatactGTTAACTTTTAAGCAACTCTTTAATCAGCTAATACAAAGGAGGTctgtttttaacacatttttaacacatttttaaaggaataataaatcaaattttGTTGCATTTCCAACCTAATCATgttcaaatacatttacaaaaataatgccATAATAAAGTAGAGCCCTccattaaataaaaagtaaaatgtgtgcaaaaatactttgatacaaaaaaggataaataaagaattattatcattttaaacaaacatcacaAATCAAACTTTTACAATGAGtaaactgcattaaaaaaatgatgaactGAATTTGTTGTTTGTGAGAAAGCCAGAGGTAACACAGTGCAATACAGTGAAGCAGACTTCACAGATGAGGCCGAGAATTAGTAATTacagatacatttaaaaagtgaaCTCCGCAAAACAGCTGAAGCAATACTGGatctatgtaaaaaaaaatgtgccaaaAAGCATTGGTTTGACTTCTCCAAGTTAAAAATGGTCTTTATAGACTTTTTAAATCCACGGTGAATCCATTTGTTGTCACGTAACTAAAACAAACTATTGAATTCATCACAAGCTGTCTCCTCGAGGCTCCTCTGTTGTGGTAAGTGGGTTGGGGGTCACTGTTGTGgatcttgttgttgttgtggttgttgttgttgttgttgttgttgttgttggtggtggtggtggtggtggttgcTGGCACAGACTCGGGCACAGGCGACACAAAAGCGATATCAAGTTAGGGTTCAATCCAGGACGACCACTCTGCAGAGTCCAAAAACAAAAGACTCAGAAATAACTCAAGAAACCTGCATCACTTCCACTGTAGTTAAAATATACTTCAAAGAAGTGAGTACGATACTTACTTCATGACTGTTAGACTCACTGCTAGAGCCACTACTGGAAGCACTGCTGTCACAATTCTGTAAAAAGTATGGACATTTCACTTGGTGTTaggaaaatgacaacttttcataaagtcaaaagtaagagaaacgttgttttgtttgttttacttacAGATAAGAAGACACTTAACAAGAAGATAATCACCAGAGGAGAAAAAGTCATCTTGCACACCAAGCTGTAACTAATATATCTTTCAAATTAATCGACCCGTATTTAAAAGTCTGTGAAAAGCAAGTTAATAATGAAATGACAAGCTCTACTATCAAGATGGTTCTTGCAGTCAAAGTCCGCCTGCTCAGTGTGTTCACAATACCGTCGCCCTTTAAAGCTGTTACCTCACCTTGGCTGTGGTTGGTGTCATGGCAGCCTGTGGGTGCAAAACCAAAACAAGCGGGAACATTTCATCAGTCCAGACTCCAGACCATGTTTAGTTACAATAATCCCTAATATCCTGAGTTTAATCCTGTTGGGGACACATGCACCAACACTGAGTGTGGATTATATGATTGCTTCACTAGACCATTAATGTTTCAGACTGAGACtccaaatattttatttgcttCATCAATAAATGTTAATCATGTTCATGCAAGATGGACTTCTTTCTTTTAATGCACTAAGTACCTTTCAAACTTTAAATTTGAGTAGAACGGTAATAATGCTTAATAATATTCAATGATAATATTGATTTGAATGAATGAGTGGAtgaattaaaatattatttaacaaaaaaaagtaaagtgttaTTAGTTTTGTGCTCTGATCACTTAATAAAACCATGTTTTTATATCTTCCTTTCACCTGTTAGTTTGTTTatcttattatttttgtttcaatatAAAggtattgtttaaaaaaatgaatgtaagtATGACAAATTACAGCTTTTTCAACAACAGGGAAATGTGCAATGCACCATTTGGGTAATGTACAAATTAATTGGGCACTTTTGATATAATGTGATGCACTTTATCAATTTGATTTTAATAATAGTCTGGCTATATTTGGTTGTTTCatcaatttttatttcttgctttcTTAATATTTACgtactttgttttttaatgcatgGTATGTTTTATTATGAGGCACTAAAGATGGAAACTAGCTCTATAATCCTCCATGTTTGCAGGTTTATGTTCTGTCATGCGTACTTGTGTTCTGTCCCTTTTATAAATAACTGAATCTGAAATGGTTAGTGTACATTTGCAGGCAGGTTGGTGGCAATGTGggttttagaagaaaaaaaaagataacaataaacaataagCCAATACAAAGCaatacaacagaaaaaaaaatgtcaaaacaataatataataagaagATCTGCACTGCTGGCAGTTTTtgaatttcttcatttttgtaaCTGAAAACAATGGTGTAcgccagtgattctcaactggtgggtcaggacccaaaagtgggttgcggacctgtactgggtgggtcgcagacagcgggtcaaaattgaataaatatttaatgcCTCTAATGTTGGGTTGgacttttattcttttattttgaaataaacttttctttagacaggcctgttgtgaaatgcttgttgcacagtcaaatatatatatttatgtttaaaaaaaaaaaaaaagattatatcgATTAAATTTGGttgaaatcttaaaaaaaaaaaaaagtgggtcgcgatttaatgacggtGGCAAAATTGGGTCTCAGGGTGAGACCAATTGAGAACCAATGGTGTACACTGTAAtctaaaatctgaaataaaacacCACCTCCGCTTTTGCCAGTTAAGGTCACAATGCAGAGTAGATTTCATGATGTGCAATTTCTCATAGTCAATATTCAAAAGGGGTAGTGTCTTCACATGGATCATGTTTAAACCAACAATTCAAAGTGCACACGGTGTTGGGAAtacttgttttttaatgtaattgatGATGGGTTTCATGTCCTTTGATGCTAGATTCATAAAACACAACctctaaatataatatatttccTTGGAATGTCTGTAATATGATAATAGTAATATAGTAATAAactatctttttttgttttacaaaaaaatgtggCATAGACAAAACATACATCGTTTCAATATAGATGTGTTTATTTATCACATTGATGAAATActatacaaatatttatttggtAGCACTTAAGCTCGCATAGCAAAATGTTTAACaatagaaataaagaaaaaaagaacgtATTTATCTGCTCCAGAGTGGCAGACACTGTGAAGCTCTGACACTAAGTCAGTCTGAGTGAATCATTTCCTGACTAAAGTGTTGCATGAACAGTGGATTATCTCTTTCTCAAAAATGTCATCACATCCCTTTTTTAACACCTGAGAATTACCTAGTCGCATTGTTGTGGCCTCtatatttaacaataaaaatattaaaaaccctAACTCTGACAGACACGTTCAGCCATTGTGAAGTTCATATTTTGTTCcgatatttgaaaaaaatatttgcaatgGTGAAACTGCTTTATTAAGCAGACAAGAGACATTAAAATGGAGCAATATGACTAAACTAGATATACTTtagtcaatgaaaaaaaatgaactcaTGAAATGCTTTATTCATTGTTTGTATGGCATTATAAATTGTattccttgatttttttttgtgttttattttgtttattttgtttatccacaataaataaatagatcatTAAAAATAGAGATAAAGAATCCCTTTTTAACTGACTCCTGTCATGTAACGTGTAATAATAACTATTTCCAATGATATGGTTGTATGATTTTGTCTCTGTTGCTTCCAAAtctatttctcattttgtatcttATTGTGAACTTTATTTAGGAATTGTTAACAGGCGATTTTGTAAATTCAAGATTATATGACTTTGAGCTGTTTGTAATCTTTCAGTAATGATTTATGTAATGATTGACAACCAAAGAGTTACAGTTGCTGCTGTATTTCTAGTGGCTATAGCAGAAACGGAAGTGGATGTAGTCATTGGAACTAAAAGATAGATATAAATCAGTTAATTTTGATATACAACATTTAGTTGTAGCAACTAATGTTCTATGTTAGAGTGAATGACGATATGAATGGAAAGATATCCAATGGCATCAAAACAAGCTGAAGTTATGTTATTTTTGCAGATTTTCTATGatgttactaaaaaaaaaaaaaaagagtatcaGGTTTATAAGTTTAATACAGGACGTGTCCTGATGAAGAACAGAAAGTGGGAGCACAgtacaaaacatttttacatttctgcaTTGGCTCCTGATGTGTTTCAGGATCAATTTTAAGGTTCTTTTTTAAGTGTGTTAATGGGTCTTCTACGAGCCTTCAGGTGCTGGCCATttggtaatttaattttatcatAGTGTATCCTATTTTCTCAATTTAATCAGGTATAGTATATTACCTTATTTTACATATTGATTTGATGGCTCAAATTTCCCAACAGCATATAATACATTGTTTGGTTCTAAGATAATCTTTTAAGACAACCACAGGAAGACAACACCCTATGATGTCTTTGGGCAAGCTTTATTATAATATCAGTAGGTGATTCTATGTGTTTCCTCACCTTATTGTCTGTGGTTGAAGCATTCACTAATAATTGTACTTTCCCAATCATACATCACACCCATATTTCTATAAAAACCCAGTTTACCAGAGCAACCCCACAATCTTCTTGTTCATCTGAGCTGAGACACTCTGCTAAAGGCAAACAGTAAGTATGATGCTTTTTTTACTCtgcatgtttgctgtgaaacaACTTTTCATATGATTGTTTGTTCAGCAGATCACCATGACCATGCTGAAGGTAGCCGTTCTCCTCGTGTGCATCATGAGTGTCACTCTGGCCAAACCTGTAAGTGTTAAACTCCAAGACATTGTTCTATTATTTTGAGTCACACCCAAAACTGTATGTTATTAACAGTCTCCTGATTTCTTAGACTGGACCCAAAAGAGTTGCACGTTCAAATTCCGCCCCTGATACAAACTCTGATGAGGTATGCTACTGATCTGTATCATAATGTCATTAATGGTGGAAGCTTTGACAGGTTTGTTAATGAATGCATTTGTAGCTGTATTTCCTGCAGGCAACTCCTACTGCAGCAGGAGCCACTACCACCCCTGCACTCAATCTTGGTCAACTTAATACTGCCCAACTTCTCCAGGTGAAGATTGTCTTATGCTtttgactagggatgtaacgattaatcgtaaggcagttaaaaatcgattcataggtatcacagttgatatcgattttctgaaaattgaatcgcagtatttttttaaccagcagagggcgctatccacaagtgtaggcgacgggcggagtctgctaatactttctttctggccgccttctactcttaaatatgttaataaatgattcattacccctttagcaccgaaagaatatctgtaatattacttgaatatctgtaaaagtcacgtttttctattagctctgtctgctagcatagcttctcttcttcactgcaagatatctgcatgccaaccgaccactgtgttaccagcgccctctgctggtccaaacaaatatgacgcaaatcagtgcaatcactgttttgtttttttttttaaagtccaagtgttaaggcacaaaatacattttcagttgcacttttaaaagaaaaagaactattatgcagttttgcattgtttattatagaaccagaatttaaattaataggcttcattttcatttgtattattcctttatttatttcattcaagatttatttttagttaaattgcattgttttgaatagtttatcaaagaattcttttgacaatgaaaaataaaaggaaaataatacagtaaaaatttgtctacagtcccattttgtaaaataaatcgtgagagaatcgtatcgtgaacccagtatcgtgaatcgaatcgtatcgggagttgagtgaatcgttacatccctacttttgaCAAATGAACCACCACCTCACTTGCATTAAAGTAAAATTTTAAAAGATTTCGTCCACAGAAACCAAATGAGCCTGCTAATGCCAcatttaaaagctttaaaaaatgatgCTAATTGTATTTCAACTCAAGGAACAATATTAACATGTGATTTTCTGTTTTAGATTTTACTTCCACTGCTACAGGGCTGAGAACGACTGCTTCTCCATATGATCCATCTGCTACACATCttgcaataataaacaaataaaccagAAGCAATGATGGTTCAATAAAGTTTCTGACAGCTTTATTTTCCCTTGATGTTAGATTTTACAAAAGTTTGATCATTTCCCCCCCATTGGTAATTCAATgtagaattatttaaataaactaaatgaatctGATTACCATAAAGTACAGTATGTCTACTGTCTGTTTGTTCATTTCCAAAACCATAAATGTGAAAACATGCTACCACTACTACAACAACCACGACTGGTACTGGCACCACCACCGCTACACTCAGTTCTGCTCAACGTTTCATTACAGGTGAAGATTATCTTTTGATTTTGACAAATTAACAAACACACTTGtattaaagtaaaaacaaaggTTTGGGCCAGAGAAACAAAATGAGGCTGCTAATGCCACctttaaaagctttaaaagtGATGCTATTTGTATTTCATCTCAAGGAACAATATTAATCTgtgatttatcattattattatcattattattattaataataataaaaatcttcATTAGCTTTTTTCTTACACTGCTTTGGGGCTGAGAACGACTGCTTCTTCACATGATCCATCTGCTACACTTGCAATCAgggttcaatattttttttcctgattgaAAGATTTTGCAAAATTTTGATCTTTTCCACCAAACATTTGTAATTCAATGtacaattattcaaataaactaaatatatgTGATTACCATAAAATATGCCTACTGTCTGTTAATCTCCAAaccataaatatataaatcaagaTATTCATACTGTGTCTTGTGAATAATCAAAATtatgtaaataataaacatgtGACTTTCAGCGGTGAGCACTGACTTACTATAAATAAACAGCATGTATTTGCTCACTTGgttttaacactagaagtcccacagaggtgtcaaatgaactttttacctataaaacccagagaggtgtcatttgacccaaagagaacacaaaaattatttatttttaatgacagtgtggtgtgagaaatgtgcaaaagaacaactgtgatttgttttcaatggtttttatttgtgtaaaaaaacaaacaaacaaaataaataaaaataacgataataacaaagcaactgtgcacatatttagaagaatctccttcatcctcttattgagactcgtgacatacttggcactgccacggtatctctctcctacatttgccacatgtgtatttgtggcaatgaacacatcgcacagttgcgcgattgctcttgcagcaatggttgatctgacacttagcccttttcccagggccaggtgtaggcggttgttgttggcgcagttgctctttgagtgccttcttttcactcacatgagagttagccaactctcttgctagctgaaccaggaagtccacccgtctctcctgcaccccggtgcatgcttgataaagcagatgtgcattgagtgccgccatgtcgatcatgttgtagaacacggcgactggccatcgccgtgttcctgtgcgcacactgtactcccgcaccatctggtccatcacatccactccgcactttgtggtgttgtattgggtgatggtgtttggcttccttttgatggtttcctcagtctcaaccacgctgtgcatgctgctgagaatgttgacggtcttttttcgtttgggcgcatacaccgtcagcgtggcaccagtggtggaaaacacctaaaaaagaagaaattgttgttattatagcggttttaaacacaatgacacactcagaggtgttgatggaataaaaaagaccaacaacatacctgagtggtgaattccttgcggtccatctttctagttgactgaggaatttcccggcgaatcttgttgactgtcccgaggatggtggttttccggctgagcagtcgtcgtgcaagtgtcagtgatgtaaagaaattgtccgtggtgaccgtcctgcctttgtccataaatggttccatcagcttcatcaccacactctcagaaagtctctcctcactgggacgactggggtcctttccaagatatgggaggacattgcagatgtactttgttttcaaatcacaagccacccaaaactttatgccaaatttgtcgggttttgttgcaatgtactgcaggaaacagcagcgagtcttcgatgggaaaagctgttcatcaattgtgatgtgtcgaccagggttgtagcatgtgatgcagttggtaacaaacgatccccacacatccgaaattgcagcaaacttatctgtctgcactcgctcactgcgcgtaaacatgtcatcaaatcgtaggtgacgcatgatgtcttggaaacggtttcgtgacataattccagtgataagtgggtttcccaggcatgctgaccagctgtcacgcagagatggaaccttggtcacccccctcaaaataataacagaaataaatgccattagttcatggaggatcatgaaccagtccgtctgctccgtttgccgtgcatgctgaatagtccattcttgaatgggacggagcatgccaacagtaatgaaacagaggaagctctgaaggcgactcctgattcttcttctggcctttgctgttggctctccatctgcagcgtacggttccattggagtgaaacggagaattgtacccacatgttcttcatgccacactgtgccctctttcgccgtctctgtgggctcactctccaaccgagctctcttttccagatgaggagcagtctcgtcatctgcaatgtgaacaaattcaaattattcttttcttcggttttaaataaaaataaagtcaggaaaggaaaataggatgtttgggaaatctaacctgaagacagctcagagtccgaatccgaatttggctgaaggtttatgtcctccccatctgagtcacaagggtttgcattgttcaggatcaattccaacgcttcttgagtggtaaatcttctctgcattttgagtagaataagtgtggagtgtcagcaggtggaagcagccagctatttattccccacagcacaaaaggctgcatgacaacatggtattccaggggtgtccaattccggtcctcgagggccactaatcagcacaccttattcaaatgatcatccagctctgcagaagcctgataatcatttgaatcaggtgtgttgggagaggtgactctgtttctttcaatgtttgtagtctgtgtttgttctcccccagcatcaagcagaacgagttaataaacggggcattgtgactttagcttccagggcacttccccctaacattccagacttccattgttagagtcaggctctcccccctgctgatttctcaggtgattcatttacaaatgaatagatgcaaattgtagccatcagagtcgtcagtttggtcctagagttcatttgaccctgctctgggacttctggggggatatagaaatcccttggacttctagtgttaaggttcacccccagggaccaggccccccaggctggcctcagtggtagcaaagagcacccctggcgccctggatgggactaggccgccgggctgagctaggcttggtgttaaggttcacccccagggaccaggccccccaggctggcctcagtggtagcaaagagcacccctggcgccctggatgggactaggccgccg
Encoded here:
- the LOC114469928 gene encoding mediator of RNA polymerase II transcription subunit 15-like isoform X2, translating into MIAVLIMLCWTVEVSAVPLPQAGVTQPQIVPPVKAETQNLNHHTFIPQSPAPVPEQQQQQQQQQPPSPPQLDPKAVPPYNPLLHHYTWSQQGGNPMMIPLQQNMQGSQTTNVPGLPLHSFILTPLGLLPVFASPYGSHLAPQQRYPMIPESPLPQVLAQQLPNSPAAPVEDAAALAGDAPQTMQQPQPQQQQQQQQQQQPQPQQQQQQQQQQQQTPQQIVLMLQQPMSSPTGSHSSEELQVADKTRQIEVYIPPLLTNQRAGAGLPESQAGGLLNPVQRVVGSNVEAVVAAGGGEEPQ
- the LOC114469928 gene encoding putative uncharacterized protein DDB_G0294196 isoform X1; this translates as MIAVLIMLCWTVEVSAVPLSPIFPSQLPQAGVTQPQIVPPVKAETQNLNHHTFIPQSPAPVPEQQQQQQQQQPPSPPQLDPKAVPPYNPLLHHYTWSQQGGNPMMIPLQQNMQGSQTTNVPGLPLHSFILTPLGLLPVFASPYGSHLAPQQRYPMIPESPLPQVLAQQLPNSPAAPVEDAAALAGDAPQTMQQPQPQQQQQQQQQQQPQPQQQQQQQQQQQQTPQQIVLMLQQPMSSPTGSHSSEELQVADKTRQIEVYIPPLLTNQRAGAGLPESQAGGLLNPVQRVVGSNVEAVVAAGGGEEPQ